CCGCTTGCTTTCTAGTTGCCGCCTCCGCGCTGAGGACGCCGGCGTTCCAGCGTCTGCTCGGGTTCATAAATATCGCCTTTGTAGATCCACACCTTGACGCCGATCACCCCGTAGGTGGTGAAGGCCTGGGCGAATCCGTAATCGACGTCGGCCCGCAGGGTGTGCAGGGGCAACTGGCCCTGCAGGTACCACTCGGCGCGGGCGATCTCAGCCCCATTGAGGCGTCCGCCGCAGCGCACCTTGATGCCTTTGCCGCCGAAGCGCATGGTGGTATCGACGGCCCGCCTCATGGCCCGCCGGAAGGCGATGCGCTTGACCAACTGCTGAGCGATCGACTCGGCCACCAACTGGGAGTCCAGCTCGGGCTTCTGCACCTCCTGGATGCTGATGAAGACCTCGCGTCCGGTCTCTTTCTGCAAGTCGGCGCGAAGCTTGTCGATCTCGGTCCCCTTGCGCCCGATGATGATGCCGGGCCGCGAGGTGAAGATGTAGATGGTGAGCTTGTTGGAAGCCCTCTCGATCTCGATGCGCGAGACTCCCGCGTGCATGAAGCGTTCTTTCAACTGCTTCTTGATGCGCAGGTCCTCGTGCAGCAACCGTCCGTAGTCCTTGGTCGCGAACCAGCGCGACTTCCAGGTGCGGTTGTATCCGAGACGAAATCCGTAGGGATGAACCTTTTGACCCAAAACTACTCCTCCTCGCTTTTGCCGTTGGAAACGCAGATCGTAATGTGCGACTGCCGGCGCATTTGGCGATGGGCCCGCCCCATGGGAGCCGGGCGCAGCCGGCGGCGCCACTTGGTGGGCCCGATGTCGACCGAGGCTTCTTTCACGAAGAGCTCTTCTTCATCGACATGGGCCGACTGGCTGGTGGCGTTGGCCACCGCCGAATTGAGAACCTTGGCGATCGGGACTGCGGCCCGTTTCTTGGAGAAACGCAGGTAAGCGAGCGCTTCGGGAACGCTCTTGCCGCGGATGACGTCGATCACCA
The window above is part of the Acidobacteriota bacterium genome. Proteins encoded here:
- the rpsC gene encoding 30S ribosomal protein S3; protein product: MGQKVHPYGFRLGYNRTWKSRWFATKDYGRLLHEDLRIKKQLKERFMHAGVSRIEIERASNKLTIYIFTSRPGIIIGRKGTEIDKLRADLQKETGREVFISIQEVQKPELDSQLVAESIAQQLVKRIAFRRAMRRAVDTTMRFGGKGIKVRCGGRLNGAEIARAEWYLQGQLPLHTLRADVDYGFAQAFTTYGVIGVKVWIYKGDIYEPEQTLERRRPQRGGGN
- the rplV gene encoding 50S ribosomal protein L22, coding for MEARATGKYIKGAPQKARLVIDVIRGKSVPEALAYLRFSKKRAAVPIAKVLNSAVANATSQSAHVDEEELFVKEASVDIGPTKWRRRLRPAPMGRAHRQMRRQSHITICVSNGKSEEE